In one Acanthochromis polyacanthus isolate Apoly-LR-REF ecotype Palm Island chromosome 20, KAUST_Apoly_ChrSc, whole genome shotgun sequence genomic region, the following are encoded:
- the dlec1 gene encoding deleted in lung and esophageal cancer protein 1 isoform X3, with translation MTESDHSLASESNSDATKRKKTQKEKPNQTKTRPKWKGEPSAKDRAEGWEALQKLKDRSSFLRNPRFLPPNAQQGSISLTRARTKVKMELERKCLEPQSHAEDSVPIFLAKPSVVVFTDYSVGHVYETTLELKNLTSSGRHVRVIPPTTPYFSIGLGRFPGDGGVVAPGMSCKYTLRFAPDSLADYKDFIVVETQAEHQLLVPIEARRPPPILTLPRVLDCGYCLVGGVKFVEFLCHNVGLSTGTFCIIPKNQWPASNLRSVAKTSFSEQPPFAVSPSLFVLQPGEVTVMEVVFFPTTEEKSCQVFTVVCDNCQVKDISIEGEGKLIALELLSVSEETEPLGVGEVHDLTAEYFVRFSPCSPHSVQQKKVVIRNNVHLELPFHWQVMKPNLHPLLPGETLESSHVQLHRAEDSVFNISPLTGLLAPCEDQEFLLTFSPTELKDYHSVFHLVLTDVPQLPPESSDSSVLQPVQTGSKVSSVVAMEIEVKGSTEPYRVLLEPYTVVVPGEILTHTPTRRQFKMWNHSKTFILFKWEKINSSSHIIEVEPSTGRIEENECFDYDLIVTGGKPERVVTSLVCYIQHHDEPVTLAVEVSFKGPTVTVSIPSVDFGLIRFGEQTQTSLVLTNTTPLEASWTLDERLHNQQEHQDTQILVEPCRGVLPPLASCNVDVFFRPHFCQQFKTELELSVENGTGCHLLVRADVQSPQVYLLNCKLVLSELYIGVPTKGTVTLFNQTLLPSHFSWKNQLQGKQASLCTASFNPSSGILGPHATMEITVDFTSHIDLELTEVAALCEVQGMNSPLVVGIVASKPKKLSVSYSLPGVRSSTGSHSAVVLDFGDDAIVKRAVTKQLMISNQTAIPAPFTVEVEYFTCHASKSNYQSEKRLPYAKNPLHCVQAKKVEEKAHAEFVSSLLAHGKGAAFFVLPDTGTLGPFETQTVDVTAYSDMWGEYRDHLICRVGELEPVHIPMQMTVKGCPLYFQMTGPQADNQHQGPTIRFGTHISGGDTVSRSLRINNPTMFDIRIDWETYNIDQNDHKLVDLVVTYGEAFPIKDADGNEVLSGALRLSDGSIQTVWERDETPRSEGTNSSLQSVTDAEEVEVLSEDDCEEEEETRLYPFPEKKKLISVHIRPHMGNLSDYPYCITPQQIVIPAKGSATIHVSFTPLTLSESARESRCVGLAVGFMSLDSQMAACVLGKVGRAQGLDLEPVRMDLLAAVKPAVLLVQMEEDDGVLEFHASAGDLLRAESDKEVVLREFDITQTFKLTNASEIPLHFRVKTQPPFFVLKPQPRTNTSSNPPTAENQSLVLQPQHSMRVKVAFHCSLSLLGHLDQTDEEAPPGVMLSHSAKGQKKLIFEQNLVIHYDNSDRQTVPLRANVELCTLRLSTDSINFGLCYMGQTQTREVNLYCHGAHTYWKSLIRDSSVFRVTPDFGLLRSKELNAARCSQSLQISFTPSEGREFRALLVVQSPLVKSPLTLQLQGTGSFDKAHRTSCKSL, from the exons ATGACTGAGTCAGATCATAGTCTAGCCTCTGAATCCAACTCAGATgctacaaagaggaaaaaaactcaGAAGGAG AAGCCAAACCAGACTAAAACCAGACCAAAGTGGAAGGGTGAGCCAAGTGCGAAGGATCGAGCAGAGGGGTGGGAGGCACTTCAGAAACTGAAAGATCGGAGCAGCTTCCTACGCAATCCACGCTTCCTTCCCCCAAATGCACAGCAGGGCAGCATTTCCCTTACCCGGGCCAGAACCAAAGTGAAAATGGAGCTTGAAAGGAAATGCCTTGAGCCGCAAAG CCACGCTGAGGATTCTGTCCCCATCTTCCTAGCAAAACCTTCAGTGGTGGTTTTTACTGACTACAGCGTGGGACATGTTTATGAG ACTACACTGGAGCTGAAAAACTTGACTTCTTCAGGCCGTCATGTCCGCGTCATCCCCCCTACCACTCCTTACTTCTCTATCGGCCTGG GAAGATTCCCGGGTGACGGTGGTGTTGTTGCCCCTGGGATGAGCTGTAAGTACACATTACGCTTTGCTCCAGACTCACTTGCAGACTATAAGGATTTTATAGTGGTGGAGACCCAGGCTGAGCACCAGCTTTTGGTGCCTATTGAGGCACGGCGACCTCCTCCTATCCTCACCT TACCGAGAGTTCTAGACTGTGGCTATTGTCTGGTTGGAGGAGTTAAGTTTGTTGAGTTTCTGTGCCACAATGTTGGTCTCAGCACTGGGACCTTTTGCATCATCCCCAAGAACCAGTGGCCAGCTTCGAATCTCAGG TCTGTGGCCAAAACCTCCTTTTCTGAGCAGCCGCCCTTTGCAGTTAGTCCCTCCCTTTTTGTGCTGCAGCCAGGTGAAGTCACTGTAATGGAG GTGGTTTTCTTTCCCACCACAGAAGAGAAGAGCTGTCAGGTTTTCACTGTGGTCTGTGACAACTGCCAGGTCAAAGACATTTCCATTGAAG GTGAAGGTAAGCTGATTGCCCTTGAGCTCCTGTCTGTATCTGAGGAGACGGAGCCTCTTGGGGTTGGAGAGGTGCACGACCTCACTGCAGAGTACTTTGTTCGTTTCAGTCCATGTAGCCCTCACTCTGTGCAGCAGAAGAAGGtggtcatcagaaacaatgt CCACTTGGAGCTCCCTTTCCACTGGCAGGTCATGAAGCCCAACCTGCACCCTCTACTTCCAGGGGAAACCCTAGAATCCTCCCATGTCCAGCTCCACCGTGCTGAAGACAGTGTTTTCAACATCAGCCCCTTAACAGGCCTTCTAGCTCCCTGTGAGGATCAAGAGTTTCTGCTCACCTTCTCACCTACAGAG CTGAAGGATTACCACAGTGTCTTTCACCTGGTTCTGACGGATGTTCCTCAGCTGCCACCAGAGTCCAGTGACAGCAG CGTCCTTCAGCCTGTGCAGACTGGCTCCAAGGTGAGCAGTGTCGTCGCCATGGAGATAGAGGTCAAGGGGTCAACAGAGCCATACCGGGTCCTGCTGGAGCCCTACACTGTCGTCGTTCCTGGAGAGATTTTGACTCACACCCCCACTCGCAGGCAGTTCAAG ATGTGGAACCACAGCAAAACCTTCATCTTGTTTAAGTGGGAAAAGAttaacagcagcagccacaTCATAGAAGTAGAGCCATCTACTGGCAGAATAG AGGAAAACGAGTGTTTTGATTACGATCTTATTGTGACTGGAGGGAAACCAGAGAGAGTTGTGACTAGCTTGGTTTGCTACATTCAACACCATGACGAGCCCGTGACTTTGGCAGTAGAAGTCTCCTTCAAA GGTCCCACAGTCACTGTCAGCATTCCCAGTGTGGACTTTGGGCTCATCAGGTTCGGGGAGCAGACTCAAACCTCCCTGGTCCTCACCAACACCACCCCGCTGGAGGCTTCCTGGACACTGGACGAGAGGCTTCACAATCAGCAGGAACACCAAGACACACAG ATCTTAGTGGAGCCATGCAGAGGTGTGCTTCCCCCCTTGGCTTCCTGCAATGTGGATGTGTTCTTCAGGCCACATTTCTGCCAGCAATTTAAAACAGAGCTGGAGCTGAGTGTGGAGAATGGAACAGGATG TCACCTGTTGGTGCGAGCAGATGTGCAGTCTCCCCAGGTGTATCTGCTAAACTGCAAGCTGGTTCTCTCTGAACTTTACATTGGGGTTCCTACCAAGGGGACTGTAACACTTTTCAACCAGACTCTGCTGCCATCACACTTCAGCTGGAAG AACCAGCTCCAGGGAAAACAAGCTTCACTGTGTACTGCCAGCTTTAACCCCTCCTCTGGTATTCTGGGACCTCATGCCACCATGGAGATCACAGTTGATTTTACCTCTCACATAGAT CTGGAGCTGACTGAGGTGGCTGCTCTCTGTGAGGTCCAGGGGATGAACTCTCCTCTCGTTGTTGGCATTGTGGCTTCTAAGCCCAAGAAACTCAGTGTGTCCTACTCACTGCCTGGTGTCAG GTCCTCCACAGGAAGCCATTCAGCAGTGGTGCTTGACTTTGGAGATGATGCCATTGTGAAGAGAGCTGTTACCAAGCAGCTAATGATATCTAATCAAACTGCGATTCCTGCCCCTTTCACCGTAGAGGTAGAATACTTCACCTGCCATGCCTCAAAGTCAAATTACCAGTCAGAGAAAAG ACTCCCATACGCTAAGAATCCTCTTCACTGTGTTCAAGCtaagaaagtggaagaaaaAGCACATGCGG AGTTTGTGAGTAGCTTGCTGGCTCATGGAAAGGGTGCAGCTTTCTTTGTCCTGCCAGACACGGGGACGCTGGGACCATTTGAGACCCAGACTGTGGACGTGACTGCCTACAGCGACATGTGGGGGGAATACAGAGATCACCTCATATGCAGA gTGGGGGAGCTTGAGCCGGTGCATATTCCCATGCAGATGACAGTGAAAGGTTGTCCTCTGTACTTCCAGATGACAGGTCCACAAGCAGATAACCAGCACCAGGGACCAACCATACG CTTTGGCACTCACATCTCTGGAGGCGACACAGTGTCTCGCTCTCTTCGCATCAACAATCCCACCATGTTCG ATATTCGTATTGACTGGGAGACTTACAACATAGATCAGAATGACCATAAACTGGTGGATCTTGTCGTGACATATGGAGAAGCCTTCCCAATTAAAGATGCTGATGGCAATGAGGTGCTGAGTGGGGCGTTAAGGCTTTCTGATGGAAGCATTCAAACAGTCTGGGAAAGGGATGAAACCCCTCGCTCGGAGGGAACAAACTCATCTCTTCAAAGCGTGACT GATGCGGAAGAGGTGGAAGTTTTATCCGAGGATGATtgtgaggaagaagaggaaactCGTCTTTATCCGTTTCCTGAGAagaaaaaactcatctctgtgcacATCAGACCTCATATGGGCAACCTCTCAGACTACCCCTACTGCATCACACCACAACAGATA GTGATTCCAGCTAAGGGCAGTGCCACTATCCATGTATCCTTCACCCCTCTGACTCTTTCTGAGTCGGCTCGTGAGTCCAGATGTGTGGGTTTGGCTGTGGGTTTCATGAGTCTCGACTCTCAG ATGGCTGCATGTGTCCTGGGTAAAGTTGGAAGGGCTCAAGGTTTGGATTTAGAGCCTGTCAGAATGGATCTACTTGCAGCCGTGAAACCTGCAGT GCTGTTAGTGCAGATGGAGGAGGACGACGGGGTGCTGGAGTTTCATGCCTCGGCCGGTGATTTACTGAGGGCAGAATCAGACAAGGAG GTAGTACTGCGGGAATTCGACATCACACAGACGTTTAAGCTGACAAACGCCTCAGAGATCCCCCTACACTTTAGAGTCAAGACTCAGCCTCCATTTTTTGTGCTCAAGCCGCAACCCCGAACCAACACCTCCAGCAACCCTCCTACTGCGGAAAATCAATCTCTAGTGCTTCAGCCTCAACACAGCATGCgg GTGAAAGTGGCCTTTCACTGCTCTTTATCTCTTCTGGGCCATTTGGACCAGACGGATGAGGAAGCCCCTCCTGGTGTGATGCTGAGCCACAGTGCAAAGGGGCAAAAGAAGCTGATATTCGAACAAAACCTTGTGATCCACTACGACAACAGCGACCGGCAG ACTGTGCCTCTCCGTGCAAATGTGGAACTTTGTACACTGCGTCTATCCACTGACAGCATCAACTTCGGGCTCTGCTACATGGGCCAGACCCAAACCAGAGAAGTGAACCTCTACTGCCATGGAGCCCACACCTACTGGAAATCACTTATAA GAGACTCCAGTGTGTTCAGAGTTACACCAGACTTTGGGCTGCTCAGATCCAAGGAGCTCAATGCTGCCCGCTGCAGCCAGAGTCTTCAGATCAGCTTCACCCCCAG TGAGGGCAGAGAGTTCAGAGCCCTGCTGGTTGTCCAGTCTCCTCTGGTGAAGTCTCCCCTCACTCTGCAGCTCCAGGGAACAGGATCCTTTGATAAGGCGCACAGGACAAGCTGCAAGTCCTTATAA